The Parabacteroides timonensis sequence GGAAATACAGCATTGGCGCAAGAGATGGCGTTTGAAGCTTTTGCAACCGCAATAGGAGAGGGCAATCCCCGTATATTGAAAAGACTGGTACAAACTAATCTCATTTATGGGGAATATCCGGTGGCGGAAAAATATATAAATGTACTGGAAAGGACTAGTTGTTATAGCTCTTGGGCGAATGAGCAACGTCCTTTTTTATATAATGATGCCGAGGTAGAAAAAGACCCGGTCCTGGGGCCTATGCGTAAAAGTTTACCCAAAGATAATTATTTGTCGGAATTGAATAATATGGAGAAAGATTTGCGGGTTATAGCCGAAACTAATCCATCAAACAGGAATGCAATTGAATATCTTGGGCTTTTTTATTTGATGTCCAAGGATATGGCCGGCTTTAAGGGTATGGTGGAGCATTATTATGGTACAGATGTTTTACCAGCATTGCCTAAATCGTTTCAGGAAGCAGTGATTACCTTATCGGAGGCTGAACCTGATTACTGGAAGCGTTTTAATATTTCTCCTTCGGTAGTGCAACGTTTTGCTGAATATAAAAAACAAGTTTTGGCAAATAGGAGTAATGCGAATGCACTGCCCGGGTTAATGCGAAGAGCCTACGGAGATACTTACTGGTTTTATTTTATGTTTAAATAATCGGATGAATATGAAGGGAAATTATAAGTATATCATGTTGCTGGCTATGTTTATGTCCTGTTCGGATGCGGTTCAGGTTAGCGATAGGTTAAGTGAAAAGCCTGCAATTAGTCCGGATTATACTGATGTTACTATTCCGGCGAATATCGCTCCATTAAACTTTTCATTGACAACTCAATATGAAGAGGCACGTATGATTTTATCTTCGGCTGACCGGAAGATTGAGGTTAAAGCCAAAGGAAATCAGTTTGTAATTCCTTCTTCCAAATGGAAGACGCTTTTACAGTCTACCGCCGGTAATGCGGTAGATGTGATCGTTCAGGCGAAAGAAAAAGGTAAGTGGATCGAATATGCTCCTTTTAAATTATATGTGGCAACGGACCCCATCGATCCTTATATTGCCTATCGTTTAATTGCCCCTGGATATACTTTGTGGAATAGGATGGGGCTTTATCAGCGTAATCTGGAAAACTATACGGAAACAGCCATCATTGAAAATAAGATGAGTGGCCGGAATTGTGTGAATTGCCATTCTTTCTGTATGCAGAATCCGGATAAGATGCTTTTCCACATGCGTGAAACGTATCCTGGAACCATACTGGTTGACGGAGATAAAATAGAAAAGTTGAATACCAAAACGGAACAAACCGTTTCTTCATTAGTATATCCCTCCTGGCATCCTTCGGGAAAATATGTCGCATTTTCTGTAAATAATACAAAACAGGGATTCCATATGAACGACAGGAACCGGATCGAAGTATTTGATGAAACTTCGGATGTCGTAGTGTATGATGTGGAAAAGCACGAGATAGTGACTACCGGAAAGTTATTTTCGAAGGATGCTTTTGAAACTTTCCCCACTTTTTCTCCGGATGGAAAAACACTTTATTTCTGTACGGCTGGTGCACGTCCTATTCCGCAGGAGTATTCTGAGATCAAATATAGCTTGTGCTCTATTTCTTTCGATCCGGATACCCGGAGCTTCGGTTCTGTAGTAGATACATTATATAATGCAAATATAAAAGGGCAAAGTGCTTCTTTTCCACGTGTCTCACCGGATGGAAACTATTTGATGTATACGGTATCTGGTTATGGTAATTTTTCTATTTGGCACAAAGATGCTGACTTGTATATGGCGGATCTTGCCACAGGCGAAAGTATACCTTTAGATATATTGAATAGTGATGATGTGGAAAGTTATCATTCCTGGAGCAGTAACAGCCGTTGGGTTATATTCAGTAGTCGTCGGATTGATGGGTTATATACACGGCCGTATATCGCTTATGTCGGTAAGGATGGAAAAGCCTGTAAGCCATTTTTATTGCCTCAGAAAGATACAGAGTTTTATGATCAATTTATGATGTCATATAATATTCCGGAGTTTATCACCGGAAAGGTGAAAGTAGGAGGTAGGGTATTAGGTCTGAAGGCGAAAGAAGATAAAGGGATTGATGTGAAGTTTGCGAAATAATTTACGACTGGCCGTAACAGTCCGTTTACGATGGTTGTATAAACGAAGATACGATGACCGTATGAACTAATATACGACCATCGTATCTTCCCTTATAGGATGACCGTATAAGCTAATATATGGTCATCCTGTTTTTTGTAGAAACTTATCGGCTACCGCCTGCCCACCAAACGGGTTCTGTATATACATACTGACCGTCACCATAAGCAGCTTTTACTTCCGGATTCGTAGTCGTGTCGCTGTTACCGTACGGACAACGCAGGGGGAATTTAGCTTTGTTTTTTAATGTGATGAGTTCTTCACCCATTGCTTTCAGACGACGGACGTCGTTATAAGCTTCAACGGCTTCACCATTAGCACCCCATAAAGCGATGTATTTCTGAATCATTGTTTCTTTCAACGGATTTGTTGTAAATAAAGCTTTCACGTTGTTGTCAAAATAAGCTTCAGCGTCAGCTGTCGTAATAGCGGGAGCAGCGTTTGTAAGATCTTCACCCATATATTTTTCTGCTGACTGGATAGCAACTTCTGCATTTGCGATACCGGCTACAACGGCATCTTTCAATGTCGCTTCTGCTTCATCGATGCGGTTTAATCTGCACAATGCTTCAGCTTTTAAGAACAACACTTCGTGATAACTTAACAGTATACTCGGAGCTGTTTGGGCGAACATATACATAGATACACTGTATTTGTCTTGCGACTCTACCGGTGTACCGTTCGGAGCCAGCAACTCTTTGTCTTTCTTTAGATCTGTGATCATTTCGTAGCTGTCGCCGACTGTAACGAATGCGCGGTTCATACGCGGGTCGTTTCTTTCGATCAGCTTGTCTGCCATGCTTTGGCTACCGGCAAGGGCCCAGCGTGCATCGAAGAAACCGAATAACGGGTTGATGTTATTGCTGCTGTAGATATTGAATGCAGCCTGTTCTCCGGCAGATGTAAATGATTTGGATACATATTCCAATACTTTTTCCATATCTGCATTTACACTGCTTGAGCGATTGATCAGATGCATAGTGTAACGGGCTTTCAAACCATAAGCCAGTTTTAACCATTTTGCAGCACTAGCCTGATAAAGTAAGTCATGGTCTCCCATAGGGCCGGATGCGTGCAGGTCTTTTCCCTGTAAATCGGCGATAGCATCGTCCAGGCTTTTCATCACTCCGGCATAGATATCTTCCTGTTTGTCTACTTTGGGGTTCATGTATGTCGGTGTTCCGTCAGGATTGATCAAAGCAGCTTCACTCCAGGGAGTATCACCGAACATATCGGCCAAGATGGCTGAATTGTAAGCAACCAGAACTTCTGCAATACCTTTGGTAACCAAATTTCCTTCCTGTTCTCCACCTTCCGAACATTTGTTGACAGCAATACGTGCATTTCTTAAAGCGGTATAAACGTTCGACCATACATTATTAAATGTTGCAGATGCCGAAGGTTCTCCGTTACGTATTTCTGCACGGTATAACTGATTGTGCACTCCGACTTCCTGTTCGATATATGCAGAACCGTAGATGGAAAAATCACCGCCTACATTTGAGAATGCAGTAGATGTAATTACATCAGCCAGGATAAATTTAGCCTGTACATTTTGTGTGTGGTTCGGGTCTTTATTCACCTTATCCATCATATCTTCCGAACAACCAGTCAGAGAAGCCAATAGAATACCCGCACCCAAGAGGCCTTTTGATATATTATTTAATGTTTTCATATTCTATCTTTTAAATAATTAAAATTTGACATTCAGACCGAATCCATAGCTGGCAGTACCCGGTAGTGAGAAACGCTCGAAAGCACCGGCCATATTGTTGTTACCCTGAGTCGCTTCCGGGTCAAATCCTTTCAATTGTGACCAAACGATGATGTTACGTGCAAATACACTCAGGTTGACTTTCAACCAACTCTTGTCTAATACCGGATAACTTACTGCTAGTTCGCGTAACTTGATGAATGAGTTGTCATAGATCATAGACTCGTCAACATTATTTATTGCAGAGAAATAATCGGCTGCATCTTCACCTTTGATCTGAATGTCGTTAGGAGCATATCCGGTTACATTACCGTTGGCATCTTTCACTTCTTTCACTGCAGGCAGTTCGAATAAGAAAGATTCTGAACTACGGAAATCGCCAGACTTTTTGCTGGTTCCGTAATAGTCGAGCATACCGGCAGTACCGCAATACATTTGTCCACCCTGTTTCCAGTCGAATACAGCAGATATACGGAATTTATACAATTCGATATTTGTATTGAAGCCCAGGCGGAAATCTGGAGCCACTTTACCGATAACACGTTCTTCACCTGCCTGTGGCATACCGTTTTCGTCCACGACAATCTGTCCAGCTTCGTTACGCAAATATCCTACACCGTAAACAACCGGGAACTTATCGCCGATGCCGGCACGAACCTGCGGTGTAACGAAACCACCCAACATGATGCTATTTACACCCGGAGCCAACTCATCGACATAGTTGTCGATTTTAGAGAAGTTGAATGCAAAGTCAAGTTTGAAGTCTTTCGTATTAACCGGAGCTACGGTCAATGTAAACTCATGAGCATTGGTATGTATTTTACCACCATTTGTCATCAAGCTGTTGGAACCTGTTGATCCGGCCAAAGGAACTTCAAATATTTGGTCTTTTACGTTCTGGCGAGAGAATGTATAACTCAAGCCGAATAGACCGTTCAGGAAAGTCAGGTCGGCACCCAATTCGTATGATTTTGTATTCTGAGGTTTCAGATTCGGATCATACACTCTGTAATGCGGAACATAAGCCATTACGCCTCCCAGCGGATACATGATCGGTGTACCTGAGAAGAAGCCGCCACCGTATGATGGAGTATAATAGTAAGAAGGCATATAATCGCCTGCCTGTCCAACTTCAGCATAAGAAGCACGAATCTTACCGAAAGTCAGGATATCATTTTTCAGCGGTTCCAGTTCGGTGAATACCCATCCGAGAGAAACAGAAGGATAGAAGAATGAGCGGTTGTCGCGAGGCATAGACGATACGATATCGTTACGTCCTGTTACATTCAGGTAAAGCATATTTCTCCAGGCTAACGACAAGTTACCGAAGAAACCGACTGTACGGTTCTTTTTGTATTTGTTTTCAACAGATACGGAAGAAGCATTATTGATATGGTTCCAACCCGGGAAGTTGAAAGGTGTTCCGTAAGAATAAGAATAGTTTGACTTACGTTCTACGATTTCATTACCAAGCAAAGCGTCAAATACAAGTTCTTCATTGATATTCCATGAATAAGCAGCAGTTAACAATGAGTTCATTTCATTGATTGAATAATGATATTCGCTGGCTTCACCTTGTCCGGCTGCATGTCCGTAACCATAAATATCAGAATAGTTGGTAGTGTAAGCATCGTCTCCCAGCTGATATTTAACATCCAGTTTATGATTTTCAGTATCAAACTTTGTAGAGTAATTCACATAAGCGTTACCGAAGAAACGTTGTGTACGCTCTGTAAATTTGTTGTTGTCGCAAGCCCAATAACCTTGGTCGAACGAACCTTTGCGATAGTTGTTCTGTGTATAGGGGTCACCTTCTACATGAGACGGGATTCCTGCCAGGTCGTAGCTGGGAGGTGCCGGATAAACGGTTGCAGTAATACCAGTATTGGCTCCTGATTGTTTTCTGATCTTTGAAGCAATGAATGTACCGCTGAAACCGGTAGTCCAGTTATTATGCAATTTTGCTTCGGCAGTCATCTTGGCATTGTAGCGATCCATACCTGTGTTGGGAACGATACCGTCGTTTGTCGTGTTACCCAAAGAGAAAGAGTAGTTTCCTTTATCAAAGCCCTGAGCAACGTTTACAGAATTACTCCATGTAACACCTGTGCCAAAGAAGTCCTTTGCATTGTCGTAAGCCTGCGGTGTAGCCCATGGATCCAGTCCGGCTGCAGCACGCTGTGGAACATAGTATTGTCCCTGGTGTAATCCGTTTGCAGTGTAGCTGTTGTTTACATTACCGCCATAAGTCGGGTCATTCGGTAATTCTGAAATTTTAGGACCCCAGCTTAAAGAAGATGTAGGGGAGAAGACACCACCGCTACCCTGTGCATACTCTTTCTGAGCTTCAGGTAAGGTAGAAACAACATCAAAAGCAACGCTTGTATTGAATGTCACTTCCGGTTTTCCTTTACGTGCGCCTTTACCGCTTTTGGTTGTAATAACGATAACACCATTGGAGGCACGCATACCATACAATGCGGATGCAGCCTGACCTTTCAAGATATTGATACTTTCAATATCATTTGGATCAAGGTCGACAGCACGGTTGGCATAGTCTGTACCACTTACACTACCATTGTTCATGACGTCTGTATCAATATCAGACGTTGATGTGATAGGCATACCATCGACAACATATAACGGTGTATTGTTTCCTGTGAAGGAACGTGAGCCACGGATAGTGATTTTAGAAGATGCACCTGGCATACCTGAAGATGGAGTAATATCAACACCGGAAACTTTTCCTTGTAAAGCATTCGCTAAATTAGTACTGGATGCTTTCGTTAATTGATCACCTTTTACATCTTGAACAGCATATCCCAATGCCTTTTTCTCTTTCGAGATACCCATTGCTGTAACAACAATTTCGGAAATGTTCTGAGTATCAGATGCTAATCTGATATTTACAACAGGTTGAACAGAAACTTCTTGGCTTTTCATACCTACGTAAGAAATTACCAGAGTCTTTGCAGAACTAGGTACATCCANCCTGCAATCTTTTTAAAAACAAGCCATAAATTCTTGATTTTTCAACGTCTCCAATATACATTTTCTTTTAACACTTTGGCTGGTACACCAGCAGCCAAAGTGTTTGCAGGGATGTCCCTGCAAACAACTGCCCCGGCAGCAATAATCGCGCCATCACCAATATGTACCCCCTTTTGTATCATTGCATTAGAACCTATCCAAACAGAATTGCCTATTTTTACCGGCAAACATCTTTCTCTTTTTCCGAAGGTATCCCCATGATCATGACCATCCGAATCACGAATAGTTACATTTCGTCCTATCAGCACATTATCCCCTATTGTAATATTTGATTCACACTCCAGATAGGTTCCATCATTCATCATACAATCGCCTATTACTAATCTTGCACCCGAATGAACCACTATATTTACGTCAGCAATCCACAATGTATCAATAACTAAATCACCTGCCAGCCAAATATTACATGACGACCTTTTTTTAAAGGCAGACCTATTTATCAATTCTTTTTCTACAGACAAAAAACCATTTTTAGCAACGGTTATTGTTGATGATTTAGATATCAAAATTTTTTTCCCTGACTTATAATAAGTCCACATTTTAAAAATCGAGGCTATATATAAATACCGTTTAAATCTGGTTATCATATTCGACATGATTAATAATTAGTATATTAATAGAATCTATCTAGATGTTGTATTTCTCGGCACGGTAAACAAAAATGACCACATCGGCTATCTGTAATCTTTTCAAGACAAGCCATTGATGCTTCACCAATCCATACGATACCCTATCAAATCAAAGAATTTATCATTCCATGGCTTGAAAAACTGGGTTAAAGATTGTTTACATTCAACAGGAATCTGTTGAATGTAAACTCCCACATGGGAGTTTTTCAATTCATCTTCTTTCCATGAAAAATGAGAGATACCCAAAAAATCTTCTATTCGATGTAAAGTCTCCTTTTTATGTTTCTTCAATTCTACATTTTCTATAATCAAAATTTGTTCCGGATTAAAATACTGATAATAACGTTCCAATTGATCACTATATAAACCACGCCGTATAAAATCCGGATAGTTGAATGCTGACGGTAAATAAGAACCTGTTTCTCTGATCTTCCGAAATTCTTCTTCTATAAACCAGGAAAAGGGATATTTTACAGGATCTTTCAAATAATCTAAATATTCCTGATCAGGATCTTCTCTAATAGTTATTTTTTTCTGTGCTAACAGACAATGCATATTATATTCAGAAAAAGCACGACTAACTGGTTCACGTACTAAAAAAATCAAACGAGCTGCCGGGTTATGACACCAAATACGTTTCGGAACTTCATCCCGATATACATTTATAGGAGTCGCTTCGAAAAATAAATGCTTCCGGTTCGATTTAAAGACTTTCCTGCCTGAAAACAAAGCTCGTATTTCATTCTCAGTCGGATCTCTATAATTTGCCTTGGTAAATAATAAACTTTCTTTACGAACAGTCCCCACACAATCAGGATGCTTATCCAAATATTCAAACAAAGCTGTTGTTCCAGATTTTTGTGCCCCGATAATAACAAAATCTATCTTTTTTGCTTTTCCACTCAATAGTAAAGACAAAAAGGAGACTTTATTTATTACGATTTTACCGGCACGAAACAGAAAATTCATTCTCATAATCTTATTCTTATTTTTTAATTTATATCACCCTCGGATCATAATCCGTCAGGCAAGTCATCGCCGGGTTATACCGGAACTTGGCCACCCCTGTTGCCCCGTTACGATTCTTTGCCACCATCAGCAGACCTATTCCACGAAGATCTTCCTTCGTTTTCGGATCATAGAAAATGTTGTATTTCTCGGCACGGTAAACGAAGATGACCACATCAGCTATCTGTTCGATCGCTCCCGAGTTGCGCAAGTCGCTCAAAACAGGGAAATGGGGAGCCTGACGATGGTCGCTCTCACGGTTCATCTGTGCCAGCAACACGACAGGGATCTGCATCTCTTCAGCCATCAACTTGATCTTACGGGTTATGTTACCCAACGCCAGATCTGTTGTTTCCTGCAAGTTCGTTTTCGATACCACGATATTGATCAGGTTCAGATAGTCGATGAAAAGCAACGCCAGTTTATTCTGTTTATACAACACCTGCGCCTTGGCACGAATATCTTCCACCGTATCCGAACCGCAATACTCGATCGTGATCGGCAGATGGTCCAGCTCTTTTCGAGCAGCTTCCAGACGAATACGTTCCGATTGGTTCGTTCCTTTAAAGCGTATACGATCGGCATCGATCCCGCTGAGCATCGACAACAGACGCATCACATTATCCTCCTTGCTCATCTCCACACTGAAGAAAGCAACCGCTTTACCCTGGCGGGCTGCCTGTAACGCCATCCACAACGCGACAGCCGATTTCCCCATCGAGGGACGGCCCGGTATCACGATCAACTCGCCCGGATACAAACCGCCTGTCAGCGTATCCAAGTCACGCAGACCGGTACGGATTTGCTTACTTATGCCCGCTTCGCGTTCCGTCTGCTCCTGATATGATTTTTCCAATACGCGGGCGGCCACCTTCCCTGCATCCTCCATCGAAGAGGAACGGGTGAGTTCTCCACGCAGGGAACCGGCAAGCTCCTCCACACCTGCAAGCAACACAGCCACGTCCGCCGAAGGCTGTACAGCCTGCACTTCTTTCTCTCTCAGTCCGTTCACTAGTTGGCGCAGTGTATAACAGCGCACCAGTTCATCGGTATGGATACGGATATGGCTGTCATTGCGCACATCGAGCAACATCTCCGACAAGAATAAAAGTCCGTCCAGCTTTCCATACATGGCAGAGTCCAACCGCCGCATTTCATCTTCAACCGTCAACATATCTACTCCCTTACCGGCTTCTACCAACGACAGGATCGCTTCGTACACAAAGCGGATCCCGCTGTGGCTGAACATCTCTGCACGCAAACGGTCGCGCACGTCGAAGATGGCATCCGGGCTGCTCAGTAGTCCGGCTATAACCGCCTGTTCCATCGGGAGATTCACATTCGGAGTGATCTCCCGTTTTGTTTTCTGTGTGCTTTCCATCAGTTCACCAGTCCTTTCTGTCCGCTATTCGGTTGATAAAAATTCATCGCCTGGCTAAAAATATCTTCACCGGCTTCACTCTCCAAAGGCTGCGCCGGTACCTGCAACTTACCAGCTTCATTGAAAACCGGTATCAACGGCTCATAATCGGTCAGGCAGATCAGTTTATAGCCTGTAAGTTCTTTCACCTGCAAAAAATGACCGACTTCCAAACGTTCCAGGCATTTCTTTACCGACTTGCGACACAAACCCGTCAGACCGGCAATCTCCGAAAAGGTGGTAATCCATTCGCCCGGACGGCAGACATACGTAAATTCATTCAGACAAACCATCCCTTCACGGAAATAAGCAAACGTCTGTACACAAAGCAACACCTGAGCCAGGTGACGCTGTTCCTTGTTCGTGCCGAAAGAAGCTTTCATCACATTTCTCCCTACCCGCAGATAACCGCCCTTACGATAACCCGGTGTCATGTTTTCATTACATTTCGTCATGATTTCTTCGTTTTTTGTGAATAATTAAAGTGTCACAGGCAAAGTCGCACTAAAGTCACATCTGATAGTTATTGATATTCATAACATTCGATCCGGTTACGATCAGTAAGGATTACACCCCCGGTTGCACTCTCTTTAATATAGAATTAATATTATATATAATAAATACAAATAGGGCTGATCAAAAAAAATTGAAAGACTCGCTTGTCCGTTTACCTGATGCCGACAAATATAACGGCAAGCCGCGGTAAGGCGGTTTTGAGTTAAAATCAAGGAAAACAAAGAAAGAACAGCTCATTTCCAACCGATTAATTATTTATTTTTTGAATTGCTTTTGAGAGTATCTCTTAAATAACTCTAAAACATCCTCATATTCCAATAAGTCGCCGTACAAGCCTTGTTGTATACCCAAAAGTTCCATACTCAGATCGAAGGTCAGATACATCATTATGGCCAGTTCGGGAGTCGAACAACCGAACATGTCATTCTTCTGCATGGCTGCCATTATGGCTATAAACAACGGTTTATTATTTACTTTTATCAATGGGATATCAGGAATATCCGGCTGATAACCGAAAAAACTTAAAATGACCGGTTGGTAATATTCGAAAAAGCTTGTTGAAAACTTTTTCCATGACTTTTTTCCTTTTATCGATTCGGAAGTTCGCAAAAATATTGCACATTCAAGAACCTTCGTTTCATAATCGGGCAACTCTGCGATATTTACCCGAAAAACAGGAAAAGACAACTGATCTCCTCCCGACATGACATAAAAATTTTTTATTCATACAAATTTATTTTTATGGTCGGAAACGAGCTGCTTTATTTCATTTTAACAGATTATTTCTGGGAAAAAAGTCCGGTCTTTTGATTTTAAAAGTCCCTTATTTTGAAATCAAAAGTCCCGTCTTAACATTTCAAAACACCCTTATTTTATCCGTCTGTTGAGGGTTGTTAATTTTCTTTCAACCTTTCTATATCCTTTACAAACAGGACTATTATAGTATGATACCATTGATTTCTTTAAAGCAATATAGCCTCGATTGCAGCCGTATTCCGTATGTCGATAAGCTTCGTCGATCGGCTGATCAAAAATATGACGAAAAAAGGCTTTCTCCTTTTCCATTTCAATCTCATAAAACTCTTCGAAACTATTCCCATACGGCCAAAACGGAGTCATTACTTTCTCCAGATAAGCCGTATCGTCCTTATCCAAACGGATAATCTCTTCTACGGCTTCTTCAACAGAAGAAAATTGCATAAGATTAACAAACGAGTTCGGATGGTAATCCGAACTGATATTGGGGTTGCCCCAATAAACCGGCAACGATTGAGCCAGAAAAGGCTCATATATTTTTTCTGTCGTATATCCCCGGATACTGGAATTTTCGATCGCCAATGAAAACTTATACTCTCTTTGAAAAGAAAGCTTATCTTTTACTCTCTCTCCCATATTGTTCAGAAAAGCGCCTCCGGAGTCGATCCGCTTATATTTAGATAATTCCTTGAATATTCTTTCGCGATAAGGAAAAGCATTGTCGTTATTGGAATACACGAAATTACAAAATTTGCGATTCAACAATTCATCCGGTGTCAGATTAAATTTAACAGCATTTCTACCCTTCTTATACAATGTCAGATAATGATGATAAATCCGGTCTCCGGCTTGAATATCCGAAAGGCAAACGGCATAATCGCATAGATTCAGATCCGGAATTATATTTTCACCGCACCAGAATATTTTTATACAATCGGTATAGAATAGATGATTGTTTCCGAAACAAGAAAAAAATAAATAATCAGGATGTTCTCTATCGATAATAATATCATACTCATCCAATAAAAAGCCTAAATGATATTTGTAATCAGAACCTTCCCAAAAATCAGTAAAATAGCAACGTATCTTCTGTTTCATATCCGTAACCTTTACTTCTCTAAAACAGACATATTCTCACGTGCCAGACGTGGATTCAGTGGCATATACTTGCGAAAGTAAGCAATGGCTGTTTCTTTGTCTCCATCCATCAAAGCCAAAACACCTAAATTATTATAGGCCCGCTGATCTCCTTCCACCTGATTAAAAAAGTAACGGGCC is a genomic window containing:
- a CDS encoding glycosyltransferase family 10 domain-containing protein, which codes for MKQKIRCYFTDFWEGSDYKYHLGFLLDEYDIIIDREHPDYLFFSCFGNNHLFYTDCIKIFWCGENIIPDLNLCDYAVCLSDIQAGDRIYHHYLTLYKKGRNAVKFNLTPDELLNRKFCNFVYSNNDNAFPYRERIFKELSKYKRIDSGGAFLNNMGERVKDKLSFQREYKFSLAIENSSIRGYTTEKIYEPFLAQSLPVYWGNPNISSDYHPNSFVNLMQFSSVEEAVEEIIRLDKDDTAYLEKVMTPFWPYGNSFEEFYEIEMEKEKAFFRHIFDQPIDEAYRHTEYGCNRGYIALKKSMVSYYNSPVCKGYRKVERKLTTLNRRIK